From a region of the Zingiber officinale cultivar Zhangliang chromosome 4B, Zo_v1.1, whole genome shotgun sequence genome:
- the LOC121977384 gene encoding epsin-3-like yields MLLSEIKKKASYYIQDKYKSARLALTDVTEAEILAEEATNSDPWGPDAKLMTRISEAAHDMDDYRRIVDVLHKRFYTMDWKEWRQAYKTLIVLEFLLTHGPEGMFEEFHCDLNTIHDLEDFTYVDEKGFDWGACMRSKSKSILKLLSDKDQLKEAREKALRISREIQGFGNQVVVSPISSCSSRTSRSSFGSYSSDSPTLGGLDESFIQEEHYDYSSDSISNSLHKRSPKSNNSTSTDHNKEVEGIHLWDSPIDEDSTLIESKREEKEGLAGWSPRFYSRIFGSAHQVKRDHNQTPKKKMERQSSLVSDNS; encoded by the exons ATGCTTCTTAGTGAGATCAAGAAGAAGGCTTCCTATTATATTCAAGACAAGTATAAATCGGCTCGCTTGGCCCTCACTGATGTAACAGAAGCAGAGAT ATTGGCCGAAGAAGCGACAAACAGTGATCCTTGGGGTCCTGATGCTAAGTTGATGACCAGGATTTCTGAGGCAGCTCATGACATGGATGACTACAGAAGAATAGTTGATGTTCTCCATAAGAG ATTCTACACAATGGACTGGAAGGAATGGAGGCAGGCGTATAAAACACTAATCGTCTTAGAATTCTTGTTGACTCATGGTCCCGAAGGCATGTTTGAAGAGTTCCATTGCGATCTTAACACCATTCACGATCTTGAAGACTTCACTTACGTGGATGAAAAGGG CTTTGACTGGGGTGCATGCATGAGGAGCAAATCCAAGAGCATACTGAAGCTACTGAGTGACAAAGATCAACTCAAAGAAGCTCGCGAAAAAGCTCTCCGGATCTCAAGGGAAATACAAGGATTTGGTAATCAAGTCGTCGTCTCTCCAATCTCTTCTTGCTCATCGAGGACATCTAGATCATCATTCGGATCGTATTCTAGCGACAGTCCCACTCTGGGCGGCCTCGATGAATCATTCATACAGGAGGAGCATTACGATTACTCGAGCGATTCGATATCCAATAGTTTGCATAAAAGATCACCGAAGAGCAATAATTCAACATCTACTGATCATAATAAAGAAGTGGAAGGGATCCATCTATGGGATTCACCCATAGATGAGGACAGCACTCTCATCGAATcaaagagagaagagaaagaaggatTGGCTGGTTGGTCTCCTCGATTTTATTCAAGGATTTTTGGAAGTGCTCATCAAGTGAAAAGGGATCATAATCAGACTcccaagaagaagatggagagacAATCTTCTTTGGTTTCTGATAATTCATAA
- the LOC121974684 gene encoding G2/mitotic-specific cyclin S13-7-like, translating to MATRRQQALVSHGQRAGVVPPAVGKQKTVAAAAAKNRRALGDIGNVVNPRVPEGKQQLQINRPITRSFGAQLLANAKSAAAAAEANKRPVVVVSDGAADKVAAAKPPLNKVTRKPEEKKTKKKDKTVLVTDPNKNVAASKIEEKIVVTAPLVDLQTHPASSHKRSSRKKVNAYSSVLAARSKFACGISSKPKDLVDEIDAADAENQLAVVDYVEDIYKFYKSSEHASKPHDYMDSQVEINAKMRTILADWLIEVNHKLQLAPETLYLTFNIIDRYLSMEFQTLFKEFQLVGVSAMLIASKYEEIWAPEVNDFLWMTDRSYSREQVLGMEKRILNKLEWNLTVPTPYVFLVRFIKAAACDKEMEHMVFFFAELALMNYSMIMFCPSLVASSAVYAAQCTLNKSPVWSERLKRHTGFSEDQLLDCTEMLVNSHAMARESKWKAAYKKYAEEDFGAVALRPSATKLIEELKASRI from the exons ATGGCCACCCGGCGTCAGCAGGCCCTGGTCTCCCATGGACAGAGAG CTGGGGTAGTGCCGCCGGCGGTGGGCAAGCAGAAGACTGTCGCTGCGGCCGCTGCAAAGAACCGCCGTGCCCTAGGAGATATCGGCAATGTTGTTAATCCCCGAGTTCCAGAAGG GAAACAGCAACTTCAAATCAATCGCCCAATCACACG AAGCTTTGGTGCTCAACTTCTGGCAAATGCAAAATCTGCTGCGGCTGCTGCCGAAGCTAATAAG AGACCTGTGGTTGTTGTATCTGATGGGGCAGCTGACAAAGTTGCAGCAGCAAAACCGCCTCTGAACAAGGTCACAAGAAAACCTGAAGAGAAGAAGACTAAGAAGAAGGATAAAACAGTACTAGTGACAGACCCTAACAAGAATGTTGCTGCAAGTAAGATTGAAGAGAAGATAGTAGTGACAGCGCCCTTAGTCGATCTCCAAACACACCCTGCATCTTCCCATAAAAGGTCTTCCAGGAAAAAAGTTAATGCATATTCTTCTGTGCTCGCTGCTCGAAGCAAGTTTGCTTGTGGAATCTCTTCTAAGCCAAAGGATTTGGTTGATGAGATTGATGCAGCAGATGCTGAGAACCAATTGGCAGTTGTGGACTACGTCGAAGACATCTACAAGTTCTATAAATCTTCTGAG CATGCAAGCAAACCCCATGACTACATGGACTCACAGGTTGAGATCAATGCAAAGATGAGAACAATTCTTGCTGACTGGCTAATAGAAGTGAACCATAAATTACAGTTGGCCCCTGAAACTCTCTACTTAACATTTAACATAATCGACCGATACCTTTCAATGGAATTCCAAACTCTGTTTAAAGAATTCCAGCTCGTGGGGGTATCTGCCATGCTCATTGCCAGCAAGTATGAGGAGATTTGGGCACCAGAG GTCAACGACTTCCTTTGGATGACAGACAGGTCATACAGCAGAGAGCAAGTCCTTGGCATGGAGAAGAGAATTCTGAACAAGCTCGAATGGAACTTGACTGTGCCAACCCCGTATGTGTTTCTCGTGAGGTTTATCAAGGCTGCGGCTTGCGACAAGGAGATGGAACACATGGTGTTCTTCTTCGCTGAGTTGGCTTTGATGAACTACTCCATGATCATGTTTTGCCCGTCGCTGGTCGCGTCCTCTGCGGTTTATGCTGCCCAATGCACACTAAACAAGAGTCCTGTTTGGAGCGAGAGACTGAAGAGGCACACTGGCTTTTCTGAAGACCAATTACT GGACTGCACGGAGATGCTGGTGAACTCCCATGCCATGGCTCGTGAGAGCAAATGGAAAGCTGCCTACAAGAAGTATGCCGAGGAGGATTTCGGTGCCGTGGCGTTGCGTCCCTCGGCCACGAAATTAATAGAGGAGTTGAAGGCTTCCAGAATATGA